A single genomic interval of Pectinophora gossypiella chromosome 22, ilPecGoss1.1, whole genome shotgun sequence harbors:
- the LOC126376980 gene encoding general odorant-binding protein 69a-like, with translation MWARVVPVLCVLAAALRGAHAHLDGEMAELAKMLRDNCAAETGVDMALIDAANGGADLAPDAQLKCYIKCVMETAGMFTDGAVDVEAVLALLPEDFRARNEDNLRACGSVAGADDCDTAYRTQLCWQQKNRKDYFLI, from the coding sequence ATGTGGGCGCGGGTGGTGCCGGTGCTGTGCGTGCtggcggcggcgctgcggggGGCGCACGCCCACCTGGACGGCGAGATGGCCGAGCTGGCCAAGATGCTGCGCGACAACTGCGCGGCCGAGACCGGCGTGGACATGGCGCTCATCGACGCGGCCAACGGCGGCGCCGACCTGGCGCCCGACGCGCAGCTCAAGTGCTACATCAAGTGCGTGATGGAGACGGCGGGCATGTTCACGGACGGCGCCGTGGACGTGGAGGCCGTGCTGGCGCTGCTGCCGGAGGACTTCCGCGCGCGCAACGAGGACAACCTGCGCGCCTGCGGCTCCGTGGCCGGCGCCGACGACTGCGACACCGCCTACCGCACGCAGCTGTGCTGGCAGCAGAAGAACCGCAAGGACTACTTCCTCATCTAG